A genomic window from Amia ocellicauda isolate fAmiCal2 chromosome 15, fAmiCal2.hap1, whole genome shotgun sequence includes:
- the ppp1r11 gene encoding E3 ubiquitin-protein ligase PPP1R11: MMAEAASGSRETITETETVQTDTAPPQQEGRSLTIKLRKRKTDKKVEWSSDTVDNEHLGRRSSKCCCIYEKPRRFGESSSESEGEEDGCGSVNCIMGHRQRASDTAPPGAGGSGQQPQQGRHSH; the protein is encoded by the exons ATGATGGCGGAAGCGGCCAGCGGTTCCAGAGAGACGATAACGGAGACGGAGACGGTGCAGACGGACACAGCGCCACCCCAGCAG GAGGGCCGCAGTCTGACCATCAAGCTGAGGAAGAGGAAGACGGATAAGAAGGTGGAGTGGTCCAGCGACACTGTGGACAACGAGCACCTGGGCCGGCGGTCATCcaagt GCTGCTGTATCTATGAGAAGCCACGCCGGTTCGGGGAGAGCTCCTCAGAGAGTGAGGGTGAGGAGGATGGCTGCGGCAGCGTCAACTGCATCATGGGACACCGGCAACGAGCGTCTGACACAGCGCCGCCGGGAGCCGGAGGATCGGGACAGCAGCCACAGCAGGGCCGACACTCGCACtga
- the vars2 gene encoding valine--tRNA ligase, mitochondrial, with amino-acid sequence MWRPVCCAPVGVGRLGLLRDLWGARGGVCRLCSKDSGTTPPPPPPPPPSLRHRAEKERRRREKERAILTHCGTDTGGEERGVRWREKEKVAYTIPTPPGSKKDTSAPLPSAYSPQYVEACWYQWWEKEGFFTPEYHSRLPQAVEHTFSLCIPPPNVTGSLHLGHALTVAIEDALTRWRRMQGYRVLWVPGCDHAGIATQAVVERRLLRERGLRRQDLSRQQFLEEVWDWKKEKGDEIYLQLRRLGASLDWSRACFTMDPGFSAAVSEAFVRLFEAGLIYRSERLVNWSCALTSAISDIEVDSVQLSGRTLLSVPGYEDKVEFGTMVTFAYPLEGQDGEIAVSTTRPETMLGDVAIVVHPDDPRYQSLQGSVCCHPFTGRLLPILTDPIVDTQLGTGAVKVTPAHDHTDFQLSLRHALPRLSVIGGDGTMNELCGKWLQGVRRFEARGKVLSALKERGLYRGTVEHPMTLPICSRSGDVVEPLLRSQWFVRCEAMAQRAMQAVEDGQLDITPDFYKKTWRSWLSNISDWCISRQLWWGHQIPAYQVSFSGSAELQEEGSDALWVCGRSSDEARKKAAQKYGVSEEEVTLTQDPDVLDTWFSSALFPFAMLGWPDQTPDLQRFYPNSLLETGSDLIFFWVARMVMLGSELTGQLPFQQVVLHSMVRDAHGRKMSKSLGNVIDPLDVIAGVSLQALQQKVTAGNLDPKETTVALEAQRHDFPSGIPECGTDALRFALCSYKAQGDDINLSVSQVLSTRHFCNKIWNAVKFTLGALGEDFTPLPLTKVSVQGGVDRWQCSRLYSTVLQCDQGFQQFELHAVTAAVYSYWLHNLCDVYLECVKPVLSGDGSAREAARQVLYHSVRQGLALLSPFMPYLSEELWHRLPPLAPQPPSICLAPYPQPANLAHWHFPEEEANFLLVQEVVRVARSLRSQYRLTKERPDMWVQCSGPQQAAALEQFLSAVQTLSRVGALRLLLPAGGDPSPPSGCAVGVVNDSCQIHMRIQGSVDVQRQCATLSQRRNKLASQLEEAVSRTQAPEYQEKVPERVRLEHTHRIASLRLELQHTEEQLSTLQHLKTEDR; translated from the exons ATGTGGCGCCCAGTTTGCTGTGCCCCAGTGGGAGTGGGCAGACTGGGGCTGCTGCGGGACCTGTGGGGGGCCCGTGGGGGTGTCTGCAGACTCTGTAGCAAAGATTCTGggaccaccccccctccccctccccctccccctccttcaCTGAGACACCGTgctgagaaagagaggagacggagagagaaggagagagccATCCTGACACACTGCGGCACTGAcact GGTGGTGAGGAGCGAGGGGTGAgatggagggagaaagagaaggtGGCCTACACCATCCCCACCCCACCCGGATCGAAGAAGG acaccTCGGCCCCCCTCCCATCAGCCTACAGCCCCCAATATGTGGAAGCCTGCTGGTACCAGTGGTGGGAGAAAGAGGGATTCTTCACTCCAGAGTaccat AGCCGGCTCCCTCAGGCTGTGGAGCACACCTTCTCCCTGTGTATCCCTCCACCCAATGTGACCGGATCGCTCCACCTTGGCCACGCCCTCACCGTGGCCATAGAAGATGCACTGACCCGCTG GCGGAGGATGCAGGGCTATCGGGTGCTGTGGGTTCCAGGCTGTGACCACGCTGGCATCGCAACCCAG gcagtGGTGGAGAGGAGGCTGCTCAGAGAGAGGGGGTTACGCAGACAAGATCTTAGCAGACAGCAGTTCCTGGAAGAAGTGTGGGACTGGAAGAAAGA GAAGGGAGACGAGATCTATCTGCAGCTGAGGAGACTCGGGGCCTCTCTGGACTGGAGCCGGGCCTGCTTCACCATGGACCCG GGGTTCAGTGCTGCAGTGTCCGAGGCGTTTGTGCGTCTGTTTGAGGCTGGACTGATCTACCGCAGCGAGCGGCTGGTCAACTGGTCCTGCGCCCTTACCTCCGCCATCTCCGACATCGAG GTGGACAGTGTGCAGCTCAGCGGCAGGACTCTGCTGTCTGTCCCCGGGTACGAGGACAAGGTGGAGTTTGGGACCATGGTGACATTCGCCTACCCCTTAGAGGGACAGG ATGGAGAGATTGCAGTGTCTACCACTCGTCCAGAGACGATGCTGGGTGACGTGGCGATCGTTGTTCACCCCGATGATCCCCGCTACCAG tctctccagggcagtgtgtgttgtCACCCCTTCACTGGCCGTCTGCTGCCCATCCTGACTGACCCCATAGTGGACACACAGCTGGGCACTG gggcaGTAAAAGTCACTCCCGCTCACGATCACACAGACTTCCAGCTGTCCCTGCGACACGCCCTCCCACGGCTCTCTGTGATTGGAGGAGATGGCACCATGAACGAGCTGTGCGGCAAATGGCTACAG GGTGTGCGGCGGTTCGAGGCGAGGGGGAAGGTGCTGTCTGCGCTGAAGGAGAGGGGGCTCTATAGAGGCACGGTGGAGCACCCCATGACCCTGCCAATCTGCAg tcgTTCAGGGGACGTGGTGGAGCCCCTGTTAAGGAGTCAGTGGTTTGTGCGCTGTGAGGCGATGGCACAGAGAGCCATGCag GCAGTGGAAGACGGACAGTTGGACATCACTCCCGACTTCTACAAGAAGACCTGGAGGTCCTGGCTGTCCAACATCAG tgaTTGGTGCATCTCCAGGCAGCTGTGGTGGGGTCACCAGATTCCAGCCTATCAGGTGTCTTTCTCAGGATCAGCTGAACTGCAAGAG GAAGGCAGCGATGCATTGTGGGTGTGCGGGCGGAGCTCAGACGAGGCCAGGAAGAAGGCCGCACAGAAATATGGGGTGTCTGAAGAGGAAGTCACCCTGACGCAAG ATCCAGATGTGCTGGACACCTGGTTCTCATCTGCTTTGTTTCCATTCGCTATGTTGGGCTGGCCAGaccag ACTCCAGATCTGCAGAGGTTCTATCCCAACAGCCTCCTGGAGACAGGAAGTGACCTCATCTTCTTCTGGGTCGCACGGATGGTTATGCTGGGGTCAGAGCTGACTGGACAGCTGCCCTTCCAACAG gtggTCCTCCACTCCATGGTGAGGGATGCTCATGGCCGGAAGATGAGCAAGTCTCTAGGAAATGTCATCGACCCTCTAGACGTCATCGCGGGGGTGTCTCTGCAG gcgCTGCAGCAGAAGGTCACTGCGGGGAATCTTGACCCCAAAGAGACTACAGTAGCCCTGGAAGCACAG aggcaTGATTTCCCCAGTGGTATTCCTGAGTGTGGGACAGACGCCCTCCGATTCGCTCTGTGTTCCTACAAAGCCCAGG gagATGACATCAATCTCTCCGTCTCCCAGGTTCTCAGCACGCGTCACTTCTGTAACAAAATCTGGAATGCCGTCAAGTTCACACTGGGAGCACTGGGAGAAGACTTCACCCCCCTTCCGCTGACCAAG gtcagTGTGCAGGGCGGTGTGGACAGGTGGCAGTGCAGCAGACTATACAGCACGGTGCTGCAGTGTGACCAGGGCTTCCAGCAGTTTGAACTGCATGCTGTCACTGCGGCCGTATACAGCTACTGGCTCCACAACCTCTGTGATGTCTACCTG GAGTGCGTTAAGCCGGTGCTGTCCGGGGATGGCAGTGCCAGGGAGGCGGCCCGCCAGGTGCTGTACCACAGTGTGCGGCAGGGCCTGGCCCTCCTGTCCCCCTTCATGCCCTACCTGAGTGAGGAGCTGTGGCACAGGCTGCCCCCCCtggccccccagccccccagcaTCTGTCTGGCACCATACCCTCAGCCTGCCAACCTG gctcACTGGCACTTTCCAGAAGAGGAGGCCAACTTCCTCTTAGTACAGGAAGTAGTTCGTGTGGCCCGGTCACTGCGCTCCCAGTACAGACTGACCAAAGAGCGGCCGGACA tgtgggtGCAATGTTCGGGCCCTCAGCAGGCGGCAGCGCTGGAGCAGTTCCTGTCCGCAGTGCAGACTCTCTCGCGTGTCGGGGCGCTGCGTCTCCTCTTGCCAGCGGGGGGCGACCCTTCCCCCCCTTCAGGCTGTGCTGTGGGAGTGGTCAACGACAGCTGTCAGATACACATGCGTATCCAG ggcagtGTTGATGTCCAGCGGCAGTGCGCGACACTGTCTCAGCGCAGGAACAAGCTGGCCTCTCAGCTGGAGGAGGCCGTGTCTCGAACCCAGGCTCCAGAGTACCAGGAGAAAGTGCCTGAGAGAGTGAGACTGGAGCACACGCACAGG ATCGCTTCTCTACGCTTGGAACTGCAGCACACAGAGGAGCAGCTTTCGACATTACAGCACCTAAAGACAGAGGACCGATAA